Proteins encoded together in one Pseudomonadota bacterium window:
- a CDS encoding YgiQ family radical SAM protein, whose translation MGSVLTDIRSAGSGTAEFLPTGRADMTARGWQEVDIVLVSGDAYIDHPSFGISLIGRLLEAHGYRVAILSQPRHDSSEAFREFGRPRLFFGITSGNLDSIVANYSGNGKVRDQDSFSPDGNPYFGEEKTKQQRRRPDRAVIRYASLAREAWPEVPIILGGLEASLRRFIHFDFQQGVLRGSVLTDAKADLLVYGMGERAILEAARRLSENISLTGIAGTCERLSKKESDETPGTDEAVRLPSWEEIKKRPELFMEAELVLDRHARALSSAPIYQEQQGMVIRQNGPAEPLTGEELDTIYALPFRREPHPSAKNVPAWQMIKDSLTIVRGCSGNCSFCAITRHQGPVVISRSVDSIVAEVRMVAGSKGFRGTISDLGGPTANLFGTSCKISSCKKHDCFYPELCRNLQINEKLFLDLLDQCEKVAGVNNLHISSGLRMELLLKTPRLLERLIEKHLPGSMKIAPEHTGENILRLMHKPGGNALEKFLSLCRDRAKKSGREARFNPYFISAHPGCTLADMKEMASTLKKLNLEVRQFQDFTPTPGTLSTAMFVTELDRETGRRIFVAKNSGDKKEQRRVLEATNPPRFRKKNVKCRMQNAK comes from the coding sequence ATGGGTAGCGTTCTCACAGATATCCGCTCCGCCGGGAGTGGAACGGCTGAATTTCTCCCGACCGGCCGGGCCGACATGACCGCCCGGGGCTGGCAGGAGGTGGATATCGTGCTGGTCTCCGGGGATGCCTATATCGATCATCCCTCCTTCGGGATCAGCCTGATCGGTCGCCTTCTTGAGGCCCACGGCTACCGGGTGGCGATCCTCTCCCAGCCCCGGCATGACTCCTCTGAAGCGTTCCGCGAGTTCGGGCGGCCGAGGCTTTTTTTCGGGATCACCTCGGGCAATCTCGACTCGATCGTCGCCAACTATTCCGGCAACGGCAAGGTCCGCGACCAGGACTCCTTTTCCCCGGATGGAAACCCCTATTTCGGGGAAGAAAAAACAAAACAGCAGAGACGCCGCCCCGACCGGGCGGTGATCCGTTACGCATCGCTGGCCAGAGAGGCGTGGCCGGAGGTGCCGATTATTCTGGGCGGCCTTGAGGCGTCGCTCCGCCGCTTCATTCATTTTGACTTCCAGCAGGGGGTGTTGCGGGGCTCAGTCCTGACCGACGCCAAGGCGGACCTTCTGGTTTACGGCATGGGGGAGCGGGCCATTCTGGAAGCGGCCCGCAGGCTCTCGGAAAATATCTCTCTCACCGGGATCGCCGGGACCTGCGAAAGATTGTCAAAGAAGGAATCCGACGAAACACCTGGTACTGATGAGGCGGTCCGGCTCCCCTCCTGGGAGGAAATCAAAAAACGGCCTGAACTCTTCATGGAGGCCGAACTCGTTCTCGACCGCCACGCCCGGGCCCTCTCTTCCGCCCCCATTTACCAGGAACAGCAGGGGATGGTCATCCGGCAGAACGGACCGGCGGAACCTCTTACCGGAGAAGAACTCGACACGATCTACGCCCTCCCGTTCAGGCGCGAACCGCATCCTTCGGCCAAGAATGTGCCGGCCTGGCAGATGATCAAGGATTCGCTGACCATCGTCCGGGGCTGCTCGGGGAACTGCTCTTTCTGCGCCATCACCAGGCACCAGGGGCCGGTGGTAATCAGCCGGAGCGTGGATTCGATTGTCGCTGAGGTCCGGATGGTCGCGGGTTCGAAAGGCTTCCGCGGCACGATCAGCGATCTGGGCGGCCCGACCGCCAACCTGTTCGGCACTTCGTGCAAAATATCGAGCTGTAAAAAACACGACTGTTTCTATCCGGAACTCTGCAGGAATCTGCAGATCAACGAAAAGCTGTTTCTGGATCTTCTGGATCAATGCGAAAAAGTGGCGGGGGTCAACAACCTGCACATCTCTTCCGGACTCCGAATGGAACTGCTCTTAAAGACCCCGCGCCTGCTGGAACGGTTGATCGAAAAACACCTGCCCGGCTCGATGAAGATCGCCCCCGAGCATACCGGGGAAAACATTCTGCGGCTGATGCACAAACCGGGGGGAAACGCTCTGGAAAAATTCCTTTCCCTCTGCCGGGACCGGGCGAAAAAGAGCGGCCGGGAGGCCCGCTTCAACCCCTACTTCATCTCCGCCCATCCGGGCTGCACCCTGGCCGACATGAAAGAGATGGCGTCGACCCTGAAAAAGCTAAACCTTGAGGTCAGGCAATTCCAGGATTTCACCCCCACTCCGGGGACCCTGTCCACCGCCATGTTCGTCACCGAACTCGACCGCGAGACCGGCCGCAGGATTTTTGTGGCCAAGAACAGCGGCGACAAAAAAGAGCAGCGGCGGGTTCTTGAGGCCACCAACCCGCCCCGGTTCAGGAAAAAAAATGTAAAATGTAGAATGCAAAATGCAAAATGA
- a CDS encoding four helix bundle protein, whose protein sequence is MAAKSFEDLDIWKQARRLTGEIYKITRNGDFSKDFGLAGQIQRASVSVMSNIAEGFERGGNKELFQFLSIAKASCGEVRCQLYVALDQGYIEKGKAELLIDQHRKLSIMLYKFMEHLKGSKFQGQKYKAPKPDPEMAEFDAMLERIRKGG, encoded by the coding sequence ATGGCTGCAAAATCTTTTGAAGATTTGGATATCTGGAAACAGGCGCGACGGCTGACCGGAGAAATTTATAAAATCACGCGGAACGGTGATTTTTCCAAGGACTTCGGCCTGGCCGGCCAAATCCAGCGTGCCTCGGTTTCCGTCATGTCGAACATCGCCGAGGGTTTCGAGCGGGGCGGCAACAAGGAACTCTTCCAGTTTTTGTCCATTGCCAAGGCATCGTGTGGCGAGGTGCGCTGTCAGCTTTATGTTGCCCTGGACCAAGGCTATATCGAGAAGGGAAAAGCAGAATTGCTGATCGACCAACACAGGAAACTGTCGATCATGTTGTACAAATTTATGGAACATCTCAAAGGCAGCAAGTTTCAAGGACAAAAATACAAGGCCCCGAAACCTGATCCGGAAATGGCGGAGTTCGATGCGATGCTGGAAAGGATCAGAAAAGGGGGATAA
- a CDS encoding GNAT family N-acetyltransferase: MDFKWHFGQTNISWNELSGLYKIAPLGIKLLNDLEVVFTNSKFKCFVYHDNRLIGAGRALADGKDCSYICDIAIHPEYQGLGLGKQIVLNLVRLSQGHKKIILYANPGKEGFYAKLGFKKMNTAMAIFQNESDMMANGTLSEP, translated from the coding sequence ATGGACTTTAAATGGCATTTTGGCCAGACAAATATAAGTTGGAACGAGCTATCTGGGCTATATAAAATTGCTCCCCTTGGCATCAAATTGCTGAATGATCTTGAAGTTGTGTTCACCAATAGCAAGTTCAAATGCTTCGTCTATCATGATAATAGGCTTATTGGTGCTGGAAGAGCGTTAGCCGATGGAAAGGATTGTTCATATATCTGTGATATTGCAATCCACCCTGAGTATCAAGGTCTGGGGCTGGGTAAACAAATTGTACTAAATCTTGTTCGACTTTCTCAGGGGCATAAAAAAATCATTCTCTATGCTAATCCTGGCAAAGAAGGCTTTTATGCTAAGCTTGGTTTCAAAAAGATGAATACAGCAATGGCCATATTTCAAAACGAATCTGACATGATGGCAAACGGTACTCTTTCCGAACCATAA
- a CDS encoding transposase: MISIGVNRFALRGKEKVCSQWLMYCMVHNIIEK, encoded by the coding sequence ATTATATCCATCGGCGTGAACCGCTTTGCTCTCAGAGGCAAGGAAAAGGTGTGTAGTCAATGGTTGATGTATTGCATGGTTCACAACATCATTGAAAAATAA
- a CDS encoding response regulator, producing the protein MKILVVDDSAIMRKIVIRFLKTLGLRNVVEAKDGIEALAIIRRGEIELILSDWNMPGMYGIDLLRAVRAEHKTSAIPFIMISAEAQNHQLAEAVAAGVTYYIIKPFTLEVLQRGLARACLKKNSGER; encoded by the coding sequence ATGAAAATTCTGGTGGTTGATGATTCGGCGATCATGCGCAAGATTGTCATCAGGTTCCTGAAGACTCTGGGCCTGCGCAACGTGGTGGAGGCGAAAGACGGCATTGAGGCTCTGGCGATCATCCGGCGTGGGGAGATAGAGCTGATTCTCTCCGACTGGAATATGCCCGGCATGTATGGGATCGACCTTCTGCGGGCTGTCCGTGCGGAACACAAAACCTCCGCGATTCCATTTATCATGATTTCCGCGGAAGCGCAGAACCATCAGCTCGCGGAGGCTGTTGCCGCAGGGGTTACCTACTACATCATCAAACCCTTCACGCTTGAAGTGCTGCAGCGCGGACTCGCTCGGGCGTGCCTGAAGAAAAATTCAGGAGAACGGTGA
- a CDS encoding sulfite exporter TauE/SafE family protein, which yields MMRYTFPVSGVTTWVVLPFAVAFFLAFFGAMAGVTGAFLLLPFQLSVLGYTAAGVSATNFVYNVFAIPGTVTRYGQEGRINWPLALAITGGSLPGITVGYFLRITYLTDLRYFKPFAGLVLLYLAWLVGRSVFGKARKDDGPAPERTARISGMKYGFTRMSFSFAGCDYDFDPRPIFLVSLIVGVVGGAYGIGGGAVLAPFCIAVMRLPVHSVAGASLLGTLVCSVVGVAVYSFGIPEARPDFLLGALFGVGGMVGGYLGARCQKHIPQRPIKIGIFIMLLFASFRYLLPLLKN from the coding sequence ATGATGCGCTATACTTTCCCGGTTTCCGGGGTGACCACCTGGGTGGTGCTGCCGTTTGCGGTCGCATTTTTTCTCGCCTTTTTCGGGGCCATGGCCGGGGTTACCGGCGCCTTTCTCCTTCTTCCGTTTCAGTTGAGTGTCCTCGGCTATACTGCGGCCGGGGTTTCCGCCACCAACTTTGTCTACAATGTGTTCGCCATTCCCGGCACTGTGACCCGCTACGGCCAGGAAGGAAGGATCAACTGGCCGCTGGCTCTGGCCATCACCGGCGGCAGTCTGCCGGGGATTACCGTTGGATACTTTTTGCGGATCACTTATCTGACCGATCTCCGGTACTTCAAACCCTTCGCCGGACTGGTCCTGTTGTATCTCGCCTGGCTGGTCGGCAGAAGTGTGTTCGGCAAGGCGCGAAAGGATGATGGCCCCGCCCCTGAACGGACGGCCAGAATCTCCGGGATGAAATATGGCTTTACCCGGATGAGTTTTTCTTTTGCCGGGTGTGATTACGACTTCGATCCAAGGCCGATTTTTCTCGTTTCCCTGATCGTCGGGGTGGTCGGCGGGGCCTACGGCATAGGTGGCGGGGCGGTTCTTGCCCCTTTCTGCATTGCGGTCATGCGGCTGCCGGTGCACAGTGTGGCCGGGGCATCATTGCTCGGCACCCTGGTCTGTTCCGTGGTCGGAGTAGCCGTTTACAGCTTCGGAATCCCGGAAGCACGGCCCGATTTTCTGCTGGGCGCGCTCTTCGGGGTGGGCGGAATGGTCGGCGGCTATCTGGGGGCGAGATGCCAGAAGCACATCCCGCAAAGACCGATCAAGATCGGCATTTTCATCATGCTTCTCTTCGCTTCGTTCCGCTATCTGCTGCCCCTTCTAAAGAACTGA
- a CDS encoding diguanylate cyclase, producing MDRKPTYGELEVAVAELGHKIADQQNDIRLLSDDHTRLQAILETAIHAIIVVNDRGKIIEWNSQAELLCGWQKDEIIGQPIFKIMPARYRKMHKDLFSRVVSGERGRNFGMRIESSILYRDEFEVEVELAVALNRIGTRNEITVFLQDITERKRYESQLHLLSVTDELTGLFNRRGFMTLGDKQLKAACRDEDEIFLLFADFDNMKWVNDTLGHSIGDDALIETALLLKNIFRQADLIGRVGGDEFIVLISNRKGEKSEKMVVERLEQGIRKANNKKDRKYKILLSYGTVRYDHDAPCTIEELVSRADQLMYSNKRDKKEAGLDSHT from the coding sequence ATGGACAGGAAACCCACCTATGGAGAGCTGGAAGTCGCGGTAGCCGAACTGGGGCATAAAATTGCCGACCAGCAGAACGATATCCGTCTGCTCAGTGACGACCACACCCGCCTCCAGGCCATTCTCGAAACCGCAATCCATGCGATCATTGTTGTCAACGACCGGGGAAAAATCATCGAATGGAACAGCCAGGCCGAACTGCTATGCGGCTGGCAAAAAGATGAAATCATCGGCCAGCCCATCTTCAAGATCATGCCTGCCCGCTACCGGAAAATGCACAAGGACCTTTTCTCCAGAGTGGTCTCCGGCGAGCGCGGACGGAACTTCGGCATGCGGATCGAATCCTCAATTCTCTACCGGGATGAATTTGAAGTGGAAGTTGAACTGGCGGTGGCCTTAAACCGGATCGGAACCCGGAATGAAATTACCGTTTTTCTTCAGGACATCACCGAGCGAAAACGCTACGAGAGCCAGCTCCATCTCCTCTCGGTAACCGATGAGCTGACCGGCCTTTTCAACCGCCGCGGTTTCATGACGCTCGGCGACAAACAGCTCAAAGCCGCCTGCCGGGACGAGGACGAAATCTTCCTCCTTTTTGCCGACTTCGACAACATGAAGTGGGTCAACGACACCCTGGGCCACTCGATCGGCGACGACGCCCTCATTGAAACGGCGCTCCTCCTGAAAAACATCTTCCGGCAGGCCGACCTGATCGGCAGGGTCGGCGGCGATGAATTCATCGTCCTGATCTCAAACCGCAAGGGTGAAAAAAGTGAAAAGATGGTCGTCGAACGGCTGGAGCAGGGCATCAGAAAGGCCAACAACAAAAAGGACCGCAAATACAAGATTCTCCTCAGTTACGGCACCGTCCGCTACGACCATGACGCCCCGTGCACCATTGAAGAACTGGTCAGCAGGGCCGACCAGTTGATGTACTCAAACAAGAGAGACAAGAAAGAAGCGGGCCTCGACAGCCACACCTGA
- a CDS encoding ATPase encodes MILADFGTSYSKFVDLDEAGREPYMLPTKELPKSLKVDLATGHNGKRFCTEYVNELTALARGGEALIAESDYLILDCGSRDIKYVHYKDGRLLDMGWNAECGASMGFTIELLENYYRLDFNKLPVPERTFSVTCGVLGISKIFDAITSGIDEAEAVARFVKGIALNAYRFAGAPGKIYLSGGLCDNRLFVESFPCEVVPLGRYVLLAGLEESHRLIREGKLKKCST; translated from the coding sequence ATGATCCTCGCCGATTTCGGAACCTCGTATTCAAAATTTGTCGACCTGGATGAAGCAGGCCGCGAGCCCTACATGCTGCCGACCAAGGAGCTGCCGAAAAGCCTGAAGGTCGATCTGGCCACCGGTCATAACGGCAAACGGTTCTGCACCGAATATGTGAATGAACTGACGGCCCTCGCCAGGGGCGGGGAAGCCCTCATTGCCGAATCCGACTACCTGATCCTCGACTGCGGCAGCAGGGACATCAAGTATGTCCATTACAAAGACGGCCGCCTGCTCGACATGGGCTGGAATGCGGAATGCGGCGCCTCAATGGGCTTTACCATTGAACTCCTGGAAAACTATTACCGACTCGATTTCAACAAGCTGCCGGTCCCCGAACGGACGTTCTCGGTCACCTGCGGGGTTCTCGGGATCAGCAAGATCTTCGATGCCATCACCTCCGGGATCGACGAAGCCGAAGCGGTCGCCCGTTTCGTCAAGGGCATCGCCCTGAACGCCTATCGTTTCGCCGGGGCGCCCGGCAAGATTTATCTGTCAGGCGGGCTCTGTGACAACCGGCTTTTCGTAGAAAGTTTTCCCTGCGAAGTGGTGCCCCTTGGCCGCTATGTCCTCTTGGCCGGACTCGAGGAAAGCCACCGGTTGATCAGGGAGGGAAAATTGAAAAAATGCTCGACCTGA
- a CDS encoding LptF/LptG family permease, protein MNLLDRYLFSQFTRNLLLVISSLMAIYLLVDFFEKVDNFLEAGLTTGRALEYLCLKIPLIFDQLLPVCLLLAGIITLGVLNHSHELMALKAGGISVRRVIRPILAATIIFTLLAAASSEWFLPQTIEATNRIWHEEVKKSRSQGIVRNGHVFFKGNHNIYSFRQPRDGETVFREFNYSAWDNEFRLQKQIIAARASWKDNIWTFTSGQIKKPDSNNIYISTTFTELSLPLPDRPEDFFLPEYRESEASLSDLAWEFLCKTDDRIYAERKLHKRLSYLFLGLPLVLLGLPMLLIVHQRFGAELTVAIPVSCLMAFGAWGWWSTAQSMTATYNLDPAMMSWSIHLLTGSLGLLLIGRQDR, encoded by the coding sequence ATGAACCTTCTGGACCGATATCTGTTCAGCCAGTTCACCCGCAATCTTCTACTGGTGATCTCTTCGCTGATGGCCATCTACCTGCTGGTTGATTTTTTTGAAAAGGTCGATAATTTCCTTGAAGCCGGGCTGACCACCGGCAGGGCCCTTGAGTACCTGTGCCTGAAGATCCCCCTGATCTTCGATCAGCTGCTGCCGGTCTGCCTGCTCTTGGCCGGGATCATCACCCTCGGCGTTCTGAACCACAGTCATGAACTTATGGCCCTGAAGGCCGGCGGGATAAGCGTGCGGCGGGTCATCCGGCCGATTCTCGCCGCCACCATCATTTTCACTCTGCTCGCCGCAGCATCCAGTGAGTGGTTTCTGCCCCAGACCATCGAGGCCACCAACCGGATCTGGCATGAAGAGGTGAAAAAGAGCCGTTCGCAAGGCATTGTCCGAAACGGCCATGTCTTTTTTAAAGGGAATCACAACATCTACTCTTTCAGGCAGCCAAGAGACGGCGAAACTGTTTTCAGGGAATTCAACTACTCAGCATGGGACAACGAGTTCCGCCTGCAGAAGCAGATCATCGCCGCGCGGGCGAGCTGGAAAGACAATATCTGGACCTTTACCAGTGGCCAGATCAAAAAACCTGACAGCAACAACATCTATATCTCCACCACTTTCACCGAACTCTCCCTCCCCCTCCCTGATCGCCCGGAAGACTTCTTCCTCCCGGAATATCGTGAGAGCGAGGCATCCCTTTCCGACCTCGCCTGGGAGTTTCTCTGCAAAACCGATGACCGGATCTATGCCGAACGGAAACTTCACAAACGGCTCTCATACCTCTTCCTGGGTCTCCCCCTGGTTCTTCTTGGCTTACCGATGCTGCTCATCGTTCATCAACGCTTTGGTGCGGAACTCACCGTCGCCATTCCGGTGAGCTGCCTGATGGCATTTGGCGCCTGGGGCTGGTGGAGCACGGCCCAATCGATGACCGCAACCTATAATCTTGATCCGGCCATGATGTCCTGGTCCATTCACCTGCTGACCGGCTCACTTGGTCTTCTATTAATCGGACGCCAGGACCGCTGA
- the lptF gene encoding LPS export ABC transporter permease LptF — protein sequence MPILLYAYLASEMLGPFFASLVIINAVLFLGKLSSFLEMIFSFGVDFPDFLRISSYLLPNLMLFSIPMASTIGVIIAFSRLAGDNEILAFKASGIGLYKMLPPVILIALFTSLLTGAASWSLIPKGSVAMKKTMYQLAREKVDKGLRPREFSDSVKDIVIYIDEVDNSGEWQGVYISDRRDKDNPLTILAKNGNLNSRLDEMMIILSLKDGSIHRAEENSSQTIEFKSYRLHLPINFNNPTYKDGTPIKSQDTSDLTPAELSAKSKEHQIAYLAATDDQARIRHHDRMTSILLEFHKRLALPVGCFILTLLALPLALQSRPGQRQMGLPLGLFFFILYYIMLTFAKSTAEVSPLPVWVVMWSPNLLLGIITFLFIRTSARENSVSHLERMMGILPALLAPFRKKTGETGE from the coding sequence ATGCCCATCCTTCTCTATGCATACCTGGCCTCCGAAATGCTGGGGCCGTTTTTCGCAAGCCTGGTGATCATCAATGCGGTGCTGTTCCTGGGGAAACTTTCATCTTTTCTGGAGATGATCTTCAGTTTCGGCGTCGACTTCCCCGATTTTTTAAGAATCAGCTCATACCTCCTGCCGAATCTCATGCTTTTTTCAATCCCGATGGCCAGCACCATCGGAGTGATCATCGCCTTTTCCAGGCTGGCCGGCGACAACGAGATCCTCGCCTTCAAAGCTTCGGGGATCGGTCTGTATAAAATGCTCCCCCCGGTGATCCTCATCGCGCTTTTCACCTCGCTCCTCACCGGAGCCGCTTCCTGGTCGCTGATTCCGAAAGGCAGTGTGGCCATGAAAAAAACCATGTACCAGCTGGCCAGGGAAAAAGTCGACAAGGGCCTCCGGCCCCGCGAATTCAGCGACAGCGTCAAAGACATCGTAATCTACATCGACGAGGTGGATAACAGCGGTGAGTGGCAGGGGGTTTACATCTCCGACCGGCGGGACAAGGACAATCCGCTCACCATTCTTGCGAAAAACGGTAACCTCAACTCCCGTCTGGACGAGATGATGATCATCCTGAGCCTGAAAGACGGCAGCATCCACCGGGCCGAAGAAAACAGCAGCCAGACGATTGAGTTTAAAAGTTATCGGCTCCACCTGCCCATAAATTTCAACAATCCGACCTATAAAGACGGGACCCCAATCAAGAGTCAGGACACCAGCGATCTGACCCCGGCGGAATTATCCGCAAAGAGTAAAGAGCACCAAATCGCATATCTTGCCGCTACTGACGATCAGGCCAGAATCAGGCACCACGACCGGATGACCTCGATACTCCTGGAGTTTCATAAGCGGCTGGCCCTGCCGGTGGGCTGCTTTATTCTCACCCTGCTGGCCCTGCCGCTCGCCCTGCAGTCAAGACCCGGACAGCGGCAGATGGGGCTCCCTCTGGGGCTTTTCTTTTTCATCCTCTATTACATCATGCTGACCTTTGCCAAATCCACCGCCGAAGTGTCGCCACTCCCGGTCTGGGTCGTCATGTGGTCGCCAAACCTGCTGCTCGGGATCATCACCTTTCTTTTCATCCGGACCTCGGCCCGGGAAAACTCGGTCAGCCATCTTGAGCGGATGATGGGGATTCTCCCGGCACTGCTTGCGCCGTTCAGGAAAAAAACCGGGGAGACCGGCGAATGA
- the crcB gene encoding fluoride efflux transporter CrcB, with translation MLKILAVMTGGSLGAASRYLLFLVVQRFSGPNFPFGTLAANLLGSFAIGLLWSFFDGSRLTNEWRLFIFTGFLGGFTTFSTFARETTQLFKIGEWRTALLYVGISNILGVALVLAGYYISRRYLLTT, from the coding sequence ATGCTTAAAATCCTTGCCGTCATGACCGGAGGCTCCCTGGGCGCCGCCAGCCGGTATCTGCTGTTTCTGGTTGTGCAGCGTTTTTCCGGACCGAATTTCCCCTTCGGGACCCTCGCCGCCAACCTGCTGGGTTCTTTTGCCATCGGCCTGCTCTGGAGTTTCTTTGACGGCTCGCGGCTCACCAACGAATGGCGACTGTTCATCTTTACCGGTTTTCTCGGCGGATTCACAACTTTTTCAACCTTTGCCAGGGAGACGACCCAGTTGTTCAAGATCGGCGAATGGCGCACCGCCCTTCTCTATGTCGGGATCAGCAATATCCTTGGGGTCGCCTTGGTCCTGGCCGGCTACTATATTTCCCGCCGCTATCTGCTGACGACCTGA
- a CDS encoding DUF4445 domain-containing protein encodes MDAIVRFFEIHSTPPSLQDNTADLDRLRRAVGVALGGAEPAIAYGDITPLAAAYRKNGFAGVAVVNCLPGGYELVDFLSVPAGAPLGMALDLGTTHLEASLINLQDGSCLARKNLENSQIRYGDDILSRIHFAATAGGLKTLQERVVADINHLAERLAIQAEVECREIRALCVSGNTTMVHFFLNLDPHHLIREPYTPLCNSVDPIRASGLSLAVHPAAPVLVMPSVGSYFGGDLVSGIIASGMDRAEKVSMLIDVGTNAEVVIGNRDWMMACAGAAGPALEGGVARMGMRAGVGAIERLEIEVKTGELSYTTIGGGKPVGLCGSGIIDLVAALYLCRVIDIRGKFREESSSDRLVRTEEGLAYVVAGSDESADGRQVVFGQVDLDAVMRSKAAMYSILTTLASQVGVELKELEKIYVAGAFGKHIKPRQAIVLGMLPDLDIHTFVSIGNSSLAGAEKALIDRSVIGSCRELARKITYLELNVNQDFMIRFSGCRFIPHTDHTLFPSVPFFNEA; translated from the coding sequence ATGGACGCCATCGTTCGATTCTTTGAAATACATTCTACTCCGCCCAGCCTGCAGGACAACACCGCCGATCTCGACCGGTTGCGGCGCGCGGTCGGGGTGGCCCTCGGCGGGGCTGAGCCGGCCATTGCATATGGCGATATCACTCCTCTGGCAGCGGCTTACCGAAAAAACGGCTTTGCCGGCGTTGCGGTGGTCAACTGTCTGCCCGGGGGATATGAACTGGTGGATTTTCTTTCGGTTCCGGCAGGAGCCCCCCTCGGGATGGCGCTTGATCTCGGAACCACTCATCTTGAGGCGAGCCTGATCAATCTTCAGGACGGGTCATGCCTGGCCCGGAAAAATCTTGAAAACAGTCAGATCCGGTATGGCGATGATATTTTGAGCCGGATTCATTTTGCGGCCACTGCGGGGGGGCTGAAAACGCTTCAGGAGAGAGTGGTTGCCGACATCAATCATCTGGCCGAAAGGCTCGCGATCCAGGCGGAGGTTGAGTGCCGTGAGATCAGGGCGCTCTGTGTCTCCGGCAATACCACGATGGTTCATTTTTTTCTGAATCTTGATCCACATCATCTGATCAGGGAACCATATACTCCTCTCTGCAACAGTGTCGATCCCATTCGCGCATCCGGACTATCGCTGGCGGTGCATCCGGCCGCTCCGGTCCTCGTGATGCCCAGTGTCGGCAGTTATTTCGGTGGCGACCTGGTCTCCGGAATCATCGCCAGCGGCATGGACCGGGCGGAGAAGGTGAGCATGCTGATTGATGTCGGGACCAACGCCGAGGTGGTGATCGGCAACCGGGACTGGATGATGGCCTGTGCCGGAGCGGCAGGCCCTGCGCTTGAAGGCGGGGTGGCCAGAATGGGAATGAGGGCCGGGGTCGGGGCCATTGAACGGCTGGAAATCGAGGTTAAAACCGGCGAACTTTCCTACACGACCATTGGTGGCGGAAAGCCGGTCGGTCTCTGCGGCTCCGGCATCATCGACCTGGTCGCGGCGTTGTATCTCTGCCGGGTGATCGATATCCGGGGTAAATTCAGGGAGGAAAGTTCGAGCGACCGTCTGGTCAGGACGGAAGAAGGGTTGGCCTATGTCGTTGCCGGATCGGATGAATCGGCCGACGGCCGGCAGGTTGTTTTCGGGCAGGTCGACCTTGATGCGGTCATGCGCTCCAAGGCCGCGATGTATTCAATCTTGACCACTCTTGCCTCCCAGGTGGGGGTCGAACTGAAGGAACTGGAAAAAATATATGTCGCCGGAGCCTTCGGCAAGCATATCAAGCCGCGCCAGGCCATTGTTCTGGGGATGCTTCCCGATCTGGATATTCATACATTTGTTTCCATCGGCAACAGCTCTCTGGCCGGGGCCGAGAAAGCCCTGATCGACAGATCCGTGATCGGGTCATGCCGCGAATTGGCCAGAAAGATCACCTACCTCGAACTGAACGTCAACCAGGATTTCATGATCAGATTTTCCGGTTGCCGCTTCATTCCCCATACGGATCATACCCTGTTCCCCAGTGTGCCGTTTTTTAATGAAGCATGA